The Castanea sativa cultivar Marrone di Chiusa Pesio chromosome 11, ASM4071231v1 genome contains a region encoding:
- the LOC142614615 gene encoding uncharacterized protein LOC142614615 isoform X1, with protein sequence MGDLYALDFDGVLCDSCGESSLSAVKAAKVRWPALFDGVELTTEDWIVDQMYKVRPVVETGYENLLLVRLLLEMSITSIQKSTVAEGLTVEGILENWSKLKPVIMEEWAENRDDLVDLFGKVRDEWMEKDLATWVNANRFYPGVPDALKFASSRLYIVTTKQSRFADALLQELAGVTIPPERIYGLGTGPKVEVLKQLQKKPEHQGLRLHFVEDRLATLKNVIKEPELDGWNLYLGDWGYNTQKEREEAATIPRIHLLELSDFSKKLK encoded by the exons atggGGGATCTGTATGCCTTAGACTTCGATGGAGTTCTCTGCGATAGCTGCGGAGAGAGCTCTCTCTCTGCTGTCAAG GCTGCTAAAGTTAGATGGCCTGCTTTATTTGACGGCGTGGAATTAACCACGGAGGATTGGATTGTTGATCAAATGTATAAA GTGCGACCTGTTGTGGAAACTGGATATGAAAACCTCTTACTTGTGAGGTTATTATTGGAGATGAGCATAACTTCCATCCAGAAGTCCACG GTTGCAGAGGGACTCACAGTTGAGGGTATATTGGAGAACTGGTCAAAGTTAAAACCTGTAATTATGGAAGAATGGGCTGAGAATAGAGATGATCTGGTAGATCTTTTCGGAAAGGTCAGGGACGAATGGATGGAGAAGGACTTGGCAACTTGGGTTAATGCAAATAG ATTCTATCCAGGTGTTCCTGATGCATTGAAATTTGCAAGCTCAAGGTTGTATATAGTGACCACAAAACAG AGCCGATTTGCAGATGCTTTACTGCAAGAGCTTGCAGGAGTAACAATACCACCTGAAAGAATATATGGCCTTGGAACTGG TCCCAAGGTAGAAGTGCTGAAGCAGCTTCAAAAGAAACCAGAGCACCAAGGACTGAGACTGCA CTTTGTGGAAGATCGACTTGCAACCTTAAAGAATGTCATTAAGGAGCCTGAACTAGATGGGTGGAATTTATATctag GGGATTGGGGGTACAACActcagaaagagagagaggaagcgGCTACCATTCCAAGGATTCATCTTCTTGAGCTCTCTGACTTCAGCAAGAAGCTGAAATAG
- the LOC142614615 gene encoding uncharacterized protein LOC142614615 isoform X2, which yields MGDLYALDFDGVLCDSCGESSLSAVKAAKVRWPALFDGVELTTEDWIVDQMYKVRPVVETGYENLLLVRLLLEMSITSIQKSTVAEGLTVEGILENWSKLKPVIMEEWAENRDDLVDLFGKVRDEWMEKDLATWVNANRFYPGVPDALKFASSRLYIVTTKQSRFADALLQELAGVTIPPERIYGLGTGPKVEVLKQLQKKPEHQGLRLQ from the exons atggGGGATCTGTATGCCTTAGACTTCGATGGAGTTCTCTGCGATAGCTGCGGAGAGAGCTCTCTCTCTGCTGTCAAG GCTGCTAAAGTTAGATGGCCTGCTTTATTTGACGGCGTGGAATTAACCACGGAGGATTGGATTGTTGATCAAATGTATAAA GTGCGACCTGTTGTGGAAACTGGATATGAAAACCTCTTACTTGTGAGGTTATTATTGGAGATGAGCATAACTTCCATCCAGAAGTCCACG GTTGCAGAGGGACTCACAGTTGAGGGTATATTGGAGAACTGGTCAAAGTTAAAACCTGTAATTATGGAAGAATGGGCTGAGAATAGAGATGATCTGGTAGATCTTTTCGGAAAGGTCAGGGACGAATGGATGGAGAAGGACTTGGCAACTTGGGTTAATGCAAATAG ATTCTATCCAGGTGTTCCTGATGCATTGAAATTTGCAAGCTCAAGGTTGTATATAGTGACCACAAAACAG AGCCGATTTGCAGATGCTTTACTGCAAGAGCTTGCAGGAGTAACAATACCACCTGAAAGAATATATGGCCTTGGAACTGG TCCCAAGGTAGAAGTGCTGAAGCAGCTTCAAAAGAAACCAGAGCACCAAGGACTGAGACTGCAGTAA